A window from Verrucomicrobiota bacterium encodes these proteins:
- the hemC gene encoding hydroxymethylbilane synthase, with the protein MSTQKIIIATRGSGLALAQSEWTKTQLSKAWPDYEIELLKIKTTGDRLQTRFDPSEKLDKGLFTKEIEEALLEGRADIAVHSLKDLPTELPDSLDLGAVPPRESAKDILIMKQGFSLEGFVNGGLVLTGSKRRAMQWKEAYPKSEILPIRGNVDTRIRKLREHEEAKAIILAEAGINRLKPNINQVGVLPLDYSMMLPAPGQGALGLEVRANDVLIKKLLKPLHCAETFACVQSERSFLNAMGGGCNAPLGSYASTDGKHLHLRGVYYQDDTAKAIHAEVKGLAKNALAIGIQLADRVKEQR; encoded by the coding sequence GTGTCAACTCAAAAAATTATAATCGCCACGCGCGGAAGCGGCCTTGCTTTGGCACAAAGTGAATGGACAAAAACGCAGTTATCCAAAGCATGGCCGGATTATGAAATTGAATTACTAAAGATCAAAACGACAGGGGATCGCTTACAAACACGTTTTGACCCTTCTGAGAAACTGGATAAGGGCCTTTTTACTAAGGAAATAGAGGAAGCACTTTTAGAAGGTCGAGCAGATATAGCGGTTCATAGCCTCAAAGATTTGCCTACAGAACTTCCCGATAGCCTAGACTTAGGTGCCGTTCCTCCAAGAGAGTCTGCAAAAGATATTCTCATCATGAAGCAAGGTTTCAGTTTAGAGGGTTTTGTGAATGGAGGACTTGTTTTAACAGGTAGTAAGAGAAGGGCAATGCAGTGGAAGGAGGCTTACCCCAAATCTGAAATCCTACCTATCCGTGGTAACGTTGATACAAGGATCCGAAAACTTAGAGAGCATGAAGAGGCGAAAGCAATTATTCTAGCAGAAGCAGGCATCAATAGACTAAAGCCCAATATAAACCAAGTAGGCGTGCTTCCACTTGATTATTCCATGATGCTACCGGCACCAGGCCAGGGTGCCTTAGGCTTAGAGGTTCGTGCGAATGATGTGCTGATCAAGAAATTGCTAAAGCCTTTACATTGCGCAGAGACTTTTGCTTGCGTGCAAAGCGAGCGAAGCTTTCTAAATGCGATGGGTGGTGGTTGCAATGCGCCCCTAGGATCATATGCTTCGACGGATGGGAAGCATTTGCATCTAAGAGGTGTTTATTACCAAGATGATACCGCCAAGGCGATTCATGCAGAAGTTAAAGGCCTTGCAAAAAATGCCCTGGCTATTGGCATCCAATTAGCGGATAGGGTAAAAGAGCAAAGATGA
- the cobA gene encoding uroporphyrinogen-III C-methyltransferase, with protein MRSDQTKGTCYLVGAGPGDLGLFTLKAKELIQKADVIIYDYLANPKALTWAGRHAELIYVGKKAKEHTLKQDEINHLVVEKTRLGKCVVRLKGGDPYIFGRGGEEAEALKAANLSFEVVPGITAAAAATAYSGIPLSHREHTTCITFITGHEDPTKDRSMVNWRALVETGATLAIYMGMGRLSIIVEQLVQSGMSPEMSVGVIQWGSTPKQRSAVGTLSTIVDVVRQSGLGAPSIIIVGTVVEMQQQLRWFEDKSLLGQRMVVTRTRKQSSRMAALLAERGADVMELPTIRVEPIIQERNWLSKVNEIDWLVFTSPNAVDFFFEFFVKEHDIRKLVSVKIATVGPATAERVRAHHLKIDLQPKVYTAQGLVNEWKDQGAKILFPCSNLAKRDLEEGLKAKGSEVKRVEIYQTVPETQDLGGTRERLCREGADWVIFSSSSAVENFHKLDLSYPNESCRYASLGPVTSQSMKKLGYSVDLEASESTIDRLVAEIEEANLRK; from the coding sequence ATGAGGAGTGATCAGACTAAAGGGACTTGTTATCTGGTTGGAGCTGGGCCTGGGGATCTAGGGCTATTCACTTTGAAAGCGAAAGAGCTGATCCAAAAAGCTGATGTCATTATATATGACTACCTGGCAAATCCTAAAGCACTTACTTGGGCAGGTCGCCATGCTGAACTCATCTATGTTGGTAAAAAGGCTAAAGAGCACACTTTAAAACAAGATGAGATCAATCATTTGGTTGTTGAGAAGACTAGGTTGGGGAAGTGTGTCGTGCGGCTAAAAGGAGGGGATCCCTATATCTTTGGTCGTGGTGGTGAAGAAGCTGAGGCTCTAAAAGCAGCCAACCTATCATTTGAAGTAGTCCCTGGAATCACCGCAGCAGCAGCGGCAACTGCTTATTCCGGGATACCATTGAGTCATCGAGAGCATACGACATGTATCACTTTTATAACTGGACATGAGGATCCTACAAAAGATAGGTCTATGGTTAATTGGAGAGCGCTAGTGGAAACCGGTGCGACATTAGCAATCTACATGGGAATGGGGCGTCTTTCAATTATCGTGGAGCAACTTGTGCAAAGTGGTATGAGTCCGGAGATGTCTGTCGGTGTGATCCAATGGGGTTCTACTCCTAAGCAACGTAGCGCAGTCGGAACGTTGTCTACAATTGTGGATGTTGTTAGGCAATCAGGTCTCGGGGCTCCTTCCATTATCATAGTAGGTACTGTCGTGGAGATGCAGCAACAACTTCGCTGGTTTGAGGACAAGTCTTTATTGGGTCAGCGTATGGTGGTTACACGAACGAGAAAGCAATCGAGTCGTATGGCTGCCTTGTTAGCAGAACGCGGTGCAGATGTCATGGAGTTACCAACCATTCGTGTAGAACCAATCATTCAAGAAAGAAACTGGTTATCAAAAGTCAATGAAATAGACTGGTTGGTGTTTACTAGTCCGAATGCGGTCGATTTCTTCTTTGAATTTTTTGTCAAAGAACATGATATACGTAAGTTAGTGTCTGTGAAGATAGCTACCGTCGGTCCAGCAACTGCTGAGCGAGTGCGAGCTCACCATTTGAAAATAGATTTGCAGCCCAAAGTTTATACCGCCCAAGGTTTAGTTAATGAGTGGAAGGATCAGGGAGCAAAGATCTTATTCCCATGCAGCAACTTAGCAAAGCGAGATCTAGAAGAAGGCTTAAAGGCAAAAGGCTCAGAGGTTAAGAGAGTTGAAATTTATCAAACAGTGCCTGAAACACAGGATCTAGGAGGAACTAGAGAACGGCTTTGTCGTGAAGGTGCTGATTGGGTTATTTTTAGCAGCTCCTCTGCGGTTGAGAATTTCCATAAGCTTGATCTGAGCTATCCTAACGAATCTTGTCGATATGCTAGTTTGGGGCCTGTAACTTCTCAATCTATGAAAAAACTTGGCTATTCCGTAGACTTGGAGGCCAGTGAAAGTACCATAGACAGGCTCGTCGCTGAAATAGAAGAGGCAAACTTAAGAAAATAG
- a CDS encoding tetratricopeptide repeat protein, whose translation MASVEELFDEGNTELAMGELEKAAEYYRQCVKIDAQFFDGWHALGMVLMKSKQYEEAIEAGKKAIEIRPNDQMAYTSLSLAYVRNGQIKEAEDMGAKARILSWGGKVVKDNSKDETQ comes from the coding sequence ATGGCATCTGTTGAAGAATTATTTGACGAGGGTAATACCGAGCTCGCGATGGGTGAGCTAGAGAAAGCTGCGGAGTATTATCGCCAGTGTGTGAAGATAGATGCTCAGTTTTTTGATGGTTGGCATGCCTTGGGCATGGTTCTCATGAAATCAAAGCAGTATGAGGAAGCCATTGAGGCAGGTAAAAAGGCTATTGAAATCAGACCCAATGATCAAATGGCTTACACAAGTTTGTCTCTCGCATATGTTAGAAATGGTCAAATTAAAGAGGCTGAAGATATGGGGGCTAAGGCAAGAATTCTTTCCTGGGGGGGTAAGGTTGTTAAGGACAACTCAAAAGATGAGACACAGTAA
- a CDS encoding FkbM family methyltransferase, which yields MNPFNWNEKDIATSIEFEKIFKTLCLGFQLKSGLQNNFYGINDWVVFNEIFIQGEYDEAILSIIKNIKPGSHEIFRVLDLGANSGLFTLRTLDLYLQNKLEPEKIKIHSIEGNPKTYKDLIRRIKENKEAIEQCVKVHCGLVGNIEGKAEITDYQVSCYNSLTPLSGGLFSQQRKLIKVPYLNLNHVTQGSTIDLIKCDIEGAEQDFLENYPELLSQAKHLIIEIHHSQCDVGRCRSLITEYGFTLQKSLRDDPVEVSQLSVEFYSR from the coding sequence ATGAACCCCTTTAATTGGAATGAAAAAGATATCGCCACCAGCATTGAATTTGAGAAAATCTTCAAGACACTCTGTTTAGGGTTTCAACTTAAATCAGGTCTACAGAATAACTTTTATGGAATCAATGATTGGGTTGTCTTCAATGAAATATTTATTCAGGGAGAATATGATGAAGCCATCCTAAGCATCATAAAAAACATTAAGCCCGGGTCTCATGAAATCTTTCGTGTACTAGATTTAGGTGCGAATTCAGGGCTCTTTACCTTGCGCACCCTGGATTTATATCTTCAAAATAAATTAGAACCAGAAAAAATCAAAATTCACTCTATCGAAGGGAACCCAAAAACATACAAAGACCTCATCAGAAGAATCAAAGAGAATAAAGAAGCCATTGAACAATGTGTTAAAGTCCATTGCGGCCTAGTGGGTAATATAGAAGGAAAAGCTGAAATCACCGATTACCAAGTATCCTGCTATAACTCACTTACGCCACTCTCCGGCGGATTATTTAGCCAGCAACGAAAACTCATTAAGGTCCCCTACCTCAACCTCAATCATGTAACCCAAGGCTCCACTATAGACTTAATAAAATGCGATATAGAGGGAGCCGAACAAGATTTTCTTGAAAACTACCCCGAGCTCCTATCACAAGCTAAGCACCTTATTATTGAAATTCACCACTCGCAATGCGATGTAGGACGTTGCAGATCACTAATCACTGAGTATGGATTCACTTTACAAAAATCATTGCGAGATGATCCAGTGGAAGTTTCTCAACTGAGTGTTGAATTTTATTCTAGATAG
- a CDS encoding 1,4-alpha-glucan branching protein domain-containing protein: protein MPKGYLSLILHAHLPYVRHPEYDEFLEEDWLYEAITETYIPLINMMDGLVHDGIDFHLTMSMTPPLCSMLLDPLLQERYNRNLVKLLELTEKEIDRTRHHDHHYHEVAWFYHNLVKNCLHVFNDKYGRNLVGAFRKFQEMGKLEIITCGATHGFLPLMTDYPEAVRAQIMVARDHYQECFGCPPRGIWLPECAYTPGIEKFLQEAEIRWFIVDTHGLIHAEPRPQHSIFSPVFTRCGPAAFGRDVESSKQVWSAEEGYPGDSDYRDFYRDIGYDLDFEYIKNYIQPNGMRKFTGLKYHRITGKTEYKEVYRPEWAREKAASHAGNFMFNREKQVEHLHGAMGIEPIIISPYDAELFGHWWFEGPMFLDYLLRKIACDQDTLKTITPSEYLTKFSTHQIATPSASSWGNKGYWDVWLEGSNSWIYPHLHIAAERMTELARQFRDCYGLTERAMKQAARELLLAQSSDWAFIMKTGTMVPYAVKRTKDHLNRFNRLYDQIKTNQIDQDFLGNCEWRNNIFPNINWRYYS, encoded by the coding sequence ATGCCTAAAGGTTACTTATCCCTTATTTTACATGCTCATTTGCCCTATGTGCGCCACCCTGAATACGATGAGTTTCTAGAAGAAGATTGGCTATATGAAGCCATTACGGAAACCTATATCCCACTGATCAATATGATGGATGGACTGGTTCATGACGGTATTGACTTCCACTTGACCATGTCCATGACACCCCCGTTATGTTCCATGCTGCTAGACCCTCTTTTGCAGGAGCGCTACAACCGCAACCTCGTTAAACTTTTAGAGCTCACGGAAAAAGAAATTGACCGAACTCGTCATCATGACCATCACTACCACGAAGTTGCTTGGTTCTATCATAACCTTGTTAAGAATTGCCTGCATGTTTTCAATGACAAGTATGGTCGGAATCTCGTGGGTGCATTTCGTAAGTTTCAAGAGATGGGTAAATTGGAAATCATCACCTGTGGCGCGACACATGGTTTCCTCCCATTGATGACAGATTACCCCGAGGCAGTTCGTGCTCAAATTATGGTCGCTCGCGATCATTACCAAGAGTGTTTTGGATGCCCTCCTAGAGGCATCTGGCTCCCTGAATGTGCCTACACCCCAGGGATTGAAAAGTTTCTCCAAGAGGCAGAGATACGCTGGTTCATTGTGGACACTCATGGACTTATCCATGCTGAACCACGTCCGCAGCACAGTATATTTTCCCCAGTTTTCACTCGATGTGGTCCTGCAGCTTTTGGGCGAGATGTAGAGTCAAGTAAACAAGTATGGAGTGCAGAGGAAGGATATCCAGGAGACTCTGATTATCGCGACTTCTACCGTGATATAGGGTATGACCTGGACTTCGAATACATTAAGAATTATATCCAGCCAAATGGAATGCGTAAATTTACGGGTTTAAAATACCATCGCATTACTGGGAAAACCGAATACAAAGAAGTTTATCGCCCGGAGTGGGCTAGAGAAAAAGCAGCTTCACATGCTGGAAATTTTATGTTCAACCGTGAAAAACAGGTGGAGCACTTACATGGGGCTATGGGCATAGAGCCCATCATTATATCTCCATACGATGCTGAGCTCTTCGGACACTGGTGGTTCGAAGGACCTATGTTCCTCGATTACCTCTTACGCAAAATAGCGTGTGATCAGGATACTCTTAAAACCATCACTCCTAGTGAATATTTGACAAAGTTTTCTACCCACCAAATTGCCACACCTTCGGCATCATCGTGGGGAAATAAAGGCTATTGGGATGTTTGGTTAGAAGGATCTAACTCATGGATTTACCCTCACCTACACATTGCTGCAGAACGCATGACCGAATTAGCTAGACAATTTAGGGACTGTTATGGACTTACTGAGCGTGCCATGAAGCAGGCCGCTCGTGAATTACTCCTAGCACAATCCTCCGACTGGGCATTTATCATGAAGACAGGGACCATGGTTCCTTATGCTGTTAAGCGAACGAAAGACCATCTCAATCGCTTTAATCGCCTCTATGACCAAATTAAAACAAACCAAATCGACCAAGATTTCTTAGGTAACTGCGAATGGAGAAATAATATTTTCCCAAATATTAATTGGCGTTACTACTCTTAG
- a CDS encoding OmpW family outer membrane protein translates to MKKIVLALGYLGAGLVPFSYGDSASRPSFYVSYYGGANVYHEWYDEESGASLDSDVGIVTGGEIGYEWQGFSILHGVSLIPAAEVELFYNELNSDISASGLTAESNAEGIVVTANLLFKFDFNQPIRPYLGGGVGFTYTEFEAELGGVTIANGDDEGFAGQGIAGVEYVFDQSWLLYTEYKYLQFETGDSIGQHLIVGGLGFRF, encoded by the coding sequence GTGAAAAAGATAGTATTGGCTTTAGGGTATTTAGGTGCGGGATTGGTTCCTTTTAGTTATGGCGATTCCGCATCAAGGCCCAGTTTTTATGTCAGTTATTATGGTGGAGCAAACGTGTATCATGAGTGGTACGATGAAGAAAGCGGTGCTTCTCTAGACTCGGATGTAGGTATTGTAACGGGCGGGGAGATCGGCTACGAATGGCAGGGCTTTTCTATTTTACACGGGGTTAGTCTGATTCCTGCTGCCGAAGTAGAGCTTTTCTATAACGAGCTTAATAGTGATATCTCTGCCTCTGGGCTGACTGCTGAATCAAATGCAGAAGGTATTGTCGTTACGGCTAATCTTTTATTCAAGTTCGACTTTAATCAACCTATTAGACCCTATTTGGGTGGAGGGGTTGGCTTCACCTATACCGAATTTGAAGCTGAATTAGGTGGGGTCACGATTGCTAATGGAGATGATGAAGGTTTTGCAGGTCAAGGCATAGCAGGTGTGGAATATGTCTTTGATCAGAGCTGGCTTCTTTATACAGAATATAAGTATCTCCAATTTGAAACCGGTGATTCTATAGGCCAGCATCTTATCGTGGGTGGATTGGGGTTTAGGTTCTGA
- a CDS encoding dUTPase, with the protein MSSPDKLEEIFRLQGVLNKRIGVDLNNLSEQEKTKWVLNYTRAMSQEMAELIDSVPWKWWAKYQKFDQQNARVEVIDLFHFLVSLAQALGMTADDVFEAYLKKNEVNHQRQESGYEKKDEADSKHI; encoded by the coding sequence ATGAGTAGTCCAGATAAGTTAGAGGAAATTTTCCGCCTCCAAGGTGTACTAAACAAGCGTATTGGCGTTGATTTAAATAATCTTTCTGAACAAGAAAAGACCAAATGGGTATTAAATTACACCAGAGCCATGAGCCAAGAAATGGCAGAACTCATAGACAGCGTTCCTTGGAAATGGTGGGCAAAATATCAGAAATTTGATCAACAGAATGCTCGGGTCGAAGTCATTGACCTTTTTCATTTTCTCGTATCTTTAGCACAAGCGCTAGGCATGACTGCCGACGATGTCTTCGAAGCTTACCTCAAGAAGAATGAAGTGAACCACCAGCGCCAGGAGTCCGGTTATGAGAAAAAGGATGAAGCAGACTCCAAGCATATCTAA
- the trxB gene encoding thioredoxin-disulfide reductase → MENVVIIGSGCAGWTAAVYTARANLKPILITGQQPGGLLTTTTIVENYPGFTDGVDGNELMFSMQEQAKRFGADVKFMSLVEKVEQIEDYFKVTVDGSEMETKSIIVAVGAGHRHLGIPGEAELDTKGVTYCATCDGALPVFRDKPLVVVGGGDSACEEAMYLTRFGSIVYLVHRRGELRASKIMAERTLANEKIKPIWDTVVEEITDVSSDEVTGVKLKNLKTEDVSTLDCAGVFVAIGHVPNTQIFKGLLDMDGAGYLQLQEGSKTNIKGIFGAGDCADSVYRQAVTAAGMGCMAAIDCERYLASLN, encoded by the coding sequence ATGGAAAACGTAGTTATCATTGGTTCAGGATGTGCAGGTTGGACTGCCGCGGTATACACAGCTAGGGCTAACCTCAAGCCTATCTTGATCACGGGCCAGCAACCCGGCGGCTTGCTCACAACTACAACAATCGTTGAAAATTACCCAGGTTTTACTGATGGGGTGGACGGCAATGAGCTTATGTTCAGCATGCAAGAGCAAGCAAAGCGTTTTGGGGCAGATGTCAAGTTTATGAGTCTGGTCGAGAAGGTGGAGCAAATAGAAGACTATTTTAAGGTGACTGTCGATGGATCGGAAATGGAAACCAAGTCAATCATTGTAGCTGTTGGAGCTGGGCATCGTCATCTAGGCATACCTGGCGAAGCAGAGTTAGATACGAAGGGTGTCACCTATTGTGCCACTTGCGATGGAGCTCTACCCGTTTTTCGAGATAAGCCACTGGTGGTGGTCGGCGGTGGAGACTCTGCTTGTGAGGAGGCTATGTATCTGACGCGATTTGGTTCTATTGTTTATCTGGTGCATCGCAGAGGTGAGTTACGAGCATCCAAGATCATGGCGGAACGTACCCTGGCCAACGAAAAAATCAAGCCAATTTGGGATACGGTAGTAGAAGAAATTACTGATGTGAGTAGTGATGAGGTCACTGGAGTTAAGTTGAAAAATCTTAAAACGGAAGACGTCAGCACGCTAGACTGCGCTGGTGTGTTTGTTGCTATTGGACATGTGCCAAACACACAAATTTTCAAAGGCCTTTTAGATATGGATGGTGCAGGCTACCTCCAATTGCAGGAGGGTAGCAAAACGAATATTAAGGGTATCTTCGGTGCTGGAGATTGTGCGGATTCGGTTTATCGCCAGGCAGTTACGGCGGCAGGAATGGGATGTATGGCAGCTATTGATTGTGAGCGCTATTTAGCCAGCCTTAATTAG
- a CDS encoding DUF1189 family protein translates to MKQYAFFHPFWMSFYSGDLYRDVAYNWRGLALGTLILVTAFSSVLLTIVFYQAQVLPYLEEIAPKMIRQLPLIYLRDGIAETPQAKRYEIFDEDLDKMIAVIDTSVDDIPSDLGGAANLFIGRQSYGVKLLEEQEMREIKFVQGKSFDIDQELCFKMLDAFSFWVRPFSFVLIMSLLLFYRMIQLLFMSLGGYIVAKIHQMNLGYFAVLRITLVACIPAFLVDSIVGFYEITHLLTQLFIFSLFGFYIVYGFAQVRKPISSGDRYE, encoded by the coding sequence GTGAAGCAATATGCGTTCTTTCATCCCTTTTGGATGTCCTTTTACTCTGGAGATTTATACCGTGATGTTGCATACAACTGGCGGGGTTTAGCTCTAGGCACCCTGATTTTAGTAACAGCATTTTCTTCTGTCTTGTTGACGATAGTATTTTACCAGGCACAGGTTTTGCCCTATCTTGAAGAAATTGCTCCCAAGATGATTAGACAACTGCCTTTGATTTATCTTAGAGATGGCATAGCAGAGACTCCCCAAGCGAAACGTTATGAAATTTTTGACGAAGATTTAGATAAAATGATAGCGGTCATTGATACATCTGTAGATGACATACCAAGTGATTTAGGCGGTGCAGCTAACCTATTTATAGGTAGGCAAAGCTATGGTGTTAAGTTATTGGAAGAACAGGAAATGAGGGAAATTAAATTTGTTCAAGGTAAGTCTTTTGATATTGACCAAGAACTTTGTTTTAAAATGTTAGATGCATTTAGCTTTTGGGTTCGCCCCTTCTCCTTCGTTCTTATTATGAGCCTCCTTTTGTTTTATCGAATGATTCAGCTTTTGTTCATGTCCCTCGGTGGATATATCGTTGCTAAAATCCACCAAATGAATTTGGGTTATTTTGCGGTCCTGCGAATTACGCTTGTTGCTTGCATACCAGCATTCTTAGTTGATTCAATTGTGGGCTTTTACGAAATCACCCATCTCTTGACTCAGCTCTTTATTTTCTCGCTCTTTGGATTTTATATTGTTTATGGATTTGCCCAAGTTAGGAAGCCAATATCCTCTGGCGATAGGTATGAATAG
- a CDS encoding helix-turn-helix domain-containing protein: MNKRDVDNFYSEVDWKSVVRSLSSLLTEDAFFMKDLEGRFVMNNRRAIEFCNVATEEETLGKKDEDFWSMDRARIYVEGDRMVMESGLPIINQLAPAPEEIGSGNMVIYSKFPVKNKKGEIIGIAGIHRLIGEEGFQSTQLKRLYKAVQMIHRDFASDLLTSDLAKLSGLSISQFNRRFKQILSLSPREYLLRVRVRNACRLLETTRETVSSIAMFCGFYDHSHFSHAFRKHTGLSPTRYRREHGQEI, from the coding sequence ATGAATAAGAGAGATGTTGATAATTTTTATAGTGAAGTTGATTGGAAAAGCGTCGTCAGGTCCCTGAGTAGTTTACTGACGGAAGATGCTTTTTTCATGAAGGATCTCGAGGGCCGTTTTGTGATGAATAATCGACGAGCAATTGAATTTTGCAATGTAGCTACTGAGGAAGAGACTCTAGGGAAAAAAGATGAAGATTTTTGGTCTATGGATAGGGCAAGAATTTATGTAGAAGGAGATCGTATGGTGATGGAGTCAGGTCTCCCCATAATCAACCAATTGGCTCCTGCACCAGAGGAAATAGGATCTGGAAATATGGTTATCTACAGCAAGTTTCCTGTAAAGAACAAAAAAGGGGAGATTATTGGTATTGCTGGAATCCATCGCTTAATAGGTGAAGAAGGCTTTCAATCTACTCAACTCAAACGGCTATATAAAGCTGTGCAGATGATACATAGGGATTTTGCTAGTGATCTATTAACTAGCGATCTTGCAAAATTGTCGGGATTGTCAATCAGTCAATTCAATAGACGTTTTAAACAAATTCTTTCGTTGAGTCCAAGGGAGTACTTGTTACGAGTTCGTGTAAGAAATGCGTGCCGGTTACTTGAAACGACGAGAGAGACAGTATCGAGTATAGCTATGTTTTGTGGATTTTATGATCACAGCCATTTCTCTCATGCTTTTCGAAAACATACGGGATTAAGCCCAACGCGATACCGCAGAGAACATGGACAAGAGATTTAG
- a CDS encoding sugar phosphate isomerase/epimerase family protein codes for MRHLLLTLLIVSTLQLQLHATPGFYALDNAFAKKHLNTSEQVSLLKRLGYAGVCTELKTFSQEFEKDLKKAGLGIHATYIILKPKKNLLPVDQEALDHIAYFKGSQTLIWLTIMNGPNMDDAQAVEAINKIADTAKTSNLKVALYPHYKYYTDVMDTCLRLAEKVNRPEVGVVFTLCHFLKQNDHSDLEKTIEIAAPYLMSVQVNGAYKNGKKKKGWSQLILPLGEGDFDVSRVLNKLVKIGYQGEFSLQCFNIKKTPQDHLSASMKAWHKINENKPK; via the coding sequence ATGAGACACCTTCTGCTGACTTTATTGATAGTTTCGACATTGCAACTGCAACTGCATGCTACGCCCGGTTTTTATGCCTTGGACAATGCTTTTGCGAAAAAACATCTTAACACGTCAGAGCAAGTGTCACTGCTAAAGAGACTAGGTTACGCTGGCGTGTGTACGGAATTAAAAACTTTTTCTCAAGAATTTGAGAAGGATTTGAAAAAGGCAGGCCTTGGCATACATGCGACCTACATCATCCTAAAGCCAAAAAAAAATTTATTACCTGTAGACCAAGAGGCATTGGATCATATTGCCTATTTTAAAGGTTCGCAAACACTCATATGGTTGACCATAATGAATGGTCCGAATATGGACGATGCTCAGGCTGTGGAGGCGATTAATAAAATCGCAGATACTGCCAAAACGAGTAATCTAAAAGTTGCACTGTATCCACACTATAAATATTACACGGACGTTATGGACACTTGTCTTCGTCTGGCGGAAAAGGTGAATCGGCCGGAGGTGGGAGTTGTATTCACGCTTTGTCATTTTCTCAAACAGAATGATCATAGCGATTTGGAAAAGACCATTGAGATCGCTGCTCCTTATTTGATGTCCGTCCAAGTCAATGGTGCCTACAAAAATGGGAAGAAAAAAAAAGGCTGGTCGCAACTAATCTTACCCCTCGGGGAGGGAGATTTTGATGTGAGTCGTGTTCTGAATAAGTTGGTCAAAATAGGTTACCAAGGTGAATTTTCTTTGCAGTGCTTCAATATAAAAAAAACACCACAAGATCATTTATCCGCGTCTATGAAGGCGTGGCATAAAATTAATGAAAACAAGCCCAAATGA